A single window of Aneurinibacillus sp. REN35 DNA harbors:
- a CDS encoding DUF2905 domain-containing protein encodes MNPVAKMLIIGGVILVVIGLIWQVGGRFLNLGRLPGDIVVEKENFRFYFPLMTSIIVSVVLSLLFYLFRFFR; translated from the coding sequence ATGAATCCGGTAGCGAAGATGCTTATTATTGGCGGCGTCATCCTTGTGGTGATCGGTCTGATCTGGCAGGTAGGTGGACGCTTCTTGAATCTGGGACGCCTGCCGGGGGATATTGTCGTGGAGAAGGAGAATTTCCGCTTTTACTTTCCTTTAATGACAAGTATTATCGTAAGTGTTGTGCTTTCGCTTTTATTCTACTTGTTCCGTTTTTTTCGCTAA